From the genome of Thermodesulfobacteriota bacterium:
GCGGCGGTTTTGGAGCGATAAAAAGGGATATATTTTTCAAACTAGGGGGTTTCGATGAAAACTATAGAAGTCTGGAGGATATGGAATTTGGGTACAGACTTTATCAGTTGGGCTATAAGATATTTCTTAATAAAGAGATACAACTTACCCACTGCAAGGAATATACCTTTCTTAGCCTGCTTAGGTCCGATGTTATGAATAGGGCCATTCCCTGGACTAGGTTGATGCTGGAGAAAAGGATATTCCGTAAAGATTTGAATTTAAGGATGAACAACGTGCTGAGTGTTCCCCTGGCGTTCTTGATGTTATTCAACTTGCCATTGATCTATTTTTTGCCCAAAAGCGGATTTCTTTTTTTACCTCTTTTAGTGTCATTCCTGATTTTAAACCAGCGCTTTTATCGCCTTGCTTGGAAAGAAAAAGGCACCCTGTTCACGGTGAAAACGATTTTGATGAACTGGTTTAGCTACCTGTACAGCGGGGTCGGCTTGGCTCTCGGGATTGTTTCTTATTTCAAGGATTTGCACCCTAAGACCAGGTTCCGAGCCTGGACGTGATAGAAGGCTAGGTTTCTGGGGACGGTTCAATACGATAAAGACCATGAGCAGAATAACTCAAAGCATATTCAAGAACGATTCTCAAAAAGTGGTTTTTTGGATAGAAACCGCATCATAAACGTGCGGCCCTCTCCTCACAGATACGTGACCTCGTGGGAACAATTGAAGCTCATTTTAGCCCGAAACCAATTAGAACTTATGACTATTTTTAGGGGTTCCAAGGAAATGCTTTCGCCGGATGTTAAACCCTCTTACATTGTCAAAACCGTTTCCGGGATTATTCCAATTCTGGGTCAAGAAAGGGGCCTCCGATTTAGCCGGTCATTCTAGAATTATTATTACTCCATTCCTGGAAACATACATACATGAAAATACTATTTGTTACACTCGGTCTTCCCTACCCTCCCGACTGCGGGGCGAGAATACACGATTATAACCTCATCAAAAATATCTCTGGGCATCATTCTGTTTTCCTACTGAGCCTTATTACCGAAGAAAAGCAGGTGAGACAAGTAGACCACCTGAGAAAACTCTGCCATTATCTAGATTTTGTCCTGGCAAACTCCCTTTCTGTCAAAGAGCACCTTTTCAGCATTGCGCATACTATTTTGAACGGAAGACCACTAGCGACTCATCCCTTCATATATGATGAAATGATGAATAAGATCAGCAAGGTAATCGGCAAGTATGACCCGGATATCGTCCAGATAGAGCATTCTTTCCTTGCCCCTTACGTTGAGGCCATTCCGACGGATAGCCGGTGTAAGAAGATACTGTCTTTTCATAACCTCGCATTCAACCAATACAAACGGATGTTCTTTCTCAAGACCCCG
Proteins encoded in this window:
- a CDS encoding glycosyltransferase family 2 protein encodes the protein MMNPDILVSIIIPVYNSQKTIFECLKSVYDSDFQNFEVIVIDDNSSDNSLNAIGQFPCRLIRMSYNLGPAAARNRGAEASGGEILFFLDSDIIIQKDTIGQIVETFRGRPEISALFCSYQKDTVPSNFYSQYKNLVHHYTHQNSLEDAATFCGGFGAIKRDIFFKLGGFDENYRSLEDMEFGYRLYQLGYKIFLNKEIQLTHCKEYTFLSLLRSDVMNRAIPWTRLMLEKRIFRKDLNLRMNNVLSVPLAFLMLFNLPLIYFLPKSGFLFLPLLVSFLILNQRFYRLAWKEKGTLFTVKTILMNWFSYLYSGVGLALGIVSYFKDLHPKTRFRAWT